A genomic stretch from Thalassophryne amazonica chromosome 18, fThaAma1.1, whole genome shotgun sequence includes:
- the LOC117530711 gene encoding microtubule-associated protein tau-like isoform X7, which produces MTNVTGALLFRSMALEDLTSIGDRDRWADQGEEVANVHTKLSTNESAALTDLKPCNGLEPNNITPKTQESTESQTWSDSASQPKDSQRICDVPRPGSSETNTSETAATDNKTDFSPHGASGSNSDICNDTETSGVLQTAGTAELRKTPRISPARKSLVPIAIFKAQAKLDNGSVENKAHTATQARPNGSLKRPSVVTKGNKTHTSPRNSSIPVKDSSTGLRQLRSLAGAKSQAPGTKSPARSQPASAKKPPTPKNEKDASSGQSSPGTPKSPSSQTQSGKSVSEANKVKKIAVVRSTPKSPGSLKSRSPAPLATAAPMPDLKNVRSKIGSIENIKHQPGGGKVHILDQKVDYSNVQSKCGSKDNIKHVPGGGNVQILDKKLDLTNVQSRCGSKDNIKHTPGGGKVQILNKKLDLSYVQSRCGSKDNIKHVPGGGNVQIVHKKIDLSNVTAKCGSKDNIHHKPGGGNIEIKNEKMEFKVQSKIGSLDNIGHMPGGGQKKILSDKSADCRQKEHK; this is translated from the exons ATGACAAATGTGACAGGGGCGTTGTTATTCCGCAGCATGGCCTTGGAGGACCTGACGTCCATCGGAGACAGAGACCGGTGGGCAGATCAAGGAGAGGAAGTTGCCAACGTCCACACCAAATTGTCCACTAATGAGTCTGCGGCTCTGACAGACTTAAAGCCCTGCAATGGACTAGAACCCAACAACATCACCCCCAAAACACAAGAGTCCACCGAGTCCCAAACATGGTCTGACTCCGCCTCTCAACCCAAAGATAGTCAAAGGATTTGTGACGTGCCGCGTCCAGGAAGTAGTGAgacaaacacttctgaaactgcaGCTACAGACAACAAAACTGACTTCTCGCCACACGGTGCGAGCGGATCAAACTCTGACATTTGTAATGACACGGAGACGAGTGGTGTGCTTCAGACCGCCGGCACAGCTGAGCTCCGGAAAACACCGCGGATTTCTCCAGCCAGAAAGTCGCTGGTGCCGATCGCTATTTTCAAAG CTCAAGCGAAGCTGGATAACGGCTCCGTGGAGAACAAG GCTCATACCGCCACCCAAGCTAGACCAAACGGTTCCCTAAAAAGACCATCCGTAGTCACCAAGGGCAACAAAACACACACGTCACCCCGAAACAGCTCCATCCCCGTTAAAGACAGCAGCACGGGGCTCAGGCAGCTCCGA AGTCTTGCTGGTGCAAAGTCTCAAGCTCCAGGTACCAAATCTCCTGCTAGaagtcagccag CTAGTGCCAAGAAACCTCCTACTCCAAAAAATGAAAAAG ATGCTTCAAGCGGGCAGAGCAGCCCCGGTACTCCCAAGTCCCCCTCTAGCCAAACGCAGTCTGGAAAGTCTGTGTCCGAGGCCAACAAGGTGAAGAAGATTGCAGTGGTGCGTTCGACACCCAAGTCCCCGGGCTCCCTGAAGAGCCGCTCACCGGCTCCTCTGGCCACTGCAGCCCCGATGCCAGACCTGAAGAACGTCAGGTCAAAAATCGGCTCCATAGAGAACATCAAACACCAGCCCGGTGGTGGAAAG GTACACATACTTGATCAGAAGGTGGACTACAGTAATGTCCAGTCTAAGTGTGGCTCCAAAGACAATATAAAACATGTACCCGGTGGAGGCAAT GTCCAAATCCTTGATAAGAAACTGGACTTGACTAATGTTCAGTCTCGTTGCGGCTCCAAAGACAACATAAAGCACACACCTGGAGGAGGCAAG GTACAAATTCTTAATAAGAAGCTGGACTTAAGCTATGTGCAGTCGCGGTGTGGCTCCAAAGATAATATAAAACATGTACCTGGTGGTGGCAAC GTTCAGATCGTCCACAAAAAGATCGATCTGAGCAATGTTACAGCTAAATGTGGCTCAAAAGACAACATTCATCATAAACCAG GCGGTGGAAACATTGAGATAAAAAACGAGAAGATGGAGTTCAAAGTCCAGTCTAAGATCGGCTCCCTTGACAACATTGGCCACATGCCTGGGGGTGGACAGAAGAAG attttgagtgacaaatcagctgattGCAGGCAGAAAGAGCATAAATAA
- the LOC117530711 gene encoding microtubule-associated protein tau-like isoform X3, with protein sequence MTNVTGALLFRSMALEDLTSIGDRDRWADQGEEVANVHTKLSTNESAALTDLKPCNGLEPNNITPKTQESTESQTWSDSASQPKDSQRICDVPRPGSSETNTSETAATDNKTDFSPHGASGSNSDICNDTETSGVLQTAGTAELRKTPRISPARKSLVPIAIFKAQAKLDNGSVENKAHTATQARPNGSLKRPSVVTKGNKTHTSPRNSSIPVKDSSTGLRQLRSLAGAKSQAPGTKSPARSQPASAKKPPTPKNEKDASSGQSSPGTPKSPSSQTQSGKSVSEANKVKKIAVVRSTPKSPGSLKSRSPAPLATAAPMPDLKNVRSKIGSIENIKHQPGGGKVHILDQKVDYSNVQSKCGSKDNIKHVPGGGNVQILDKKLDLTNVQSRCGSKDNIKHTPGGGKVQILNKKLDLSYVQSRCGSKDNIKHVPGGGNVQIVHKKIDLSNVTAKCGSKDNIHHKPGGGNIEIKNEKMEFKVQSKIGSLDNIGHMPGGGQKKREKGKEAGGTTSDSPSLPSPAVTPPQSPLNVPSASAAPILMNSPRKD encoded by the exons ATGACAAATGTGACAGGGGCGTTGTTATTCCGCAGCATGGCCTTGGAGGACCTGACGTCCATCGGAGACAGAGACCGGTGGGCAGATCAAGGAGAGGAAGTTGCCAACGTCCACACCAAATTGTCCACTAATGAGTCTGCGGCTCTGACAGACTTAAAGCCCTGCAATGGACTAGAACCCAACAACATCACCCCCAAAACACAAGAGTCCACCGAGTCCCAAACATGGTCTGACTCCGCCTCTCAACCCAAAGATAGTCAAAGGATTTGTGACGTGCCGCGTCCAGGAAGTAGTGAgacaaacacttctgaaactgcaGCTACAGACAACAAAACTGACTTCTCGCCACACGGTGCGAGCGGATCAAACTCTGACATTTGTAATGACACGGAGACGAGTGGTGTGCTTCAGACCGCCGGCACAGCTGAGCTCCGGAAAACACCGCGGATTTCTCCAGCCAGAAAGTCGCTGGTGCCGATCGCTATTTTCAAAG CTCAAGCGAAGCTGGATAACGGCTCCGTGGAGAACAAG GCTCATACCGCCACCCAAGCTAGACCAAACGGTTCCCTAAAAAGACCATCCGTAGTCACCAAGGGCAACAAAACACACACGTCACCCCGAAACAGCTCCATCCCCGTTAAAGACAGCAGCACGGGGCTCAGGCAGCTCCGA AGTCTTGCTGGTGCAAAGTCTCAAGCTCCAGGTACCAAATCTCCTGCTAGaagtcagccag CTAGTGCCAAGAAACCTCCTACTCCAAAAAATGAAAAAG ATGCTTCAAGCGGGCAGAGCAGCCCCGGTACTCCCAAGTCCCCCTCTAGCCAAACGCAGTCTGGAAAGTCTGTGTCCGAGGCCAACAAGGTGAAGAAGATTGCAGTGGTGCGTTCGACACCCAAGTCCCCGGGCTCCCTGAAGAGCCGCTCACCGGCTCCTCTGGCCACTGCAGCCCCGATGCCAGACCTGAAGAACGTCAGGTCAAAAATCGGCTCCATAGAGAACATCAAACACCAGCCCGGTGGTGGAAAG GTACACATACTTGATCAGAAGGTGGACTACAGTAATGTCCAGTCTAAGTGTGGCTCCAAAGACAATATAAAACATGTACCCGGTGGAGGCAAT GTCCAAATCCTTGATAAGAAACTGGACTTGACTAATGTTCAGTCTCGTTGCGGCTCCAAAGACAACATAAAGCACACACCTGGAGGAGGCAAG GTACAAATTCTTAATAAGAAGCTGGACTTAAGCTATGTGCAGTCGCGGTGTGGCTCCAAAGATAATATAAAACATGTACCTGGTGGTGGCAAC GTTCAGATCGTCCACAAAAAGATCGATCTGAGCAATGTTACAGCTAAATGTGGCTCAAAAGACAACATTCATCATAAACCAG GCGGTGGAAACATTGAGATAAAAAACGAGAAGATGGAGTTCAAAGTCCAGTCTAAGATCGGCTCCCTTGACAACATTGGCCACATGCCTGGGGGTGGACAGAAGAAG AGAGAGAAGGGGAAGGAAGCAGGGGGGACCACCTCAGACAGCCCTTCCCTCCCCTCCCCCGCTGTCACCCCCCCTCAGTCACCTCTGAATGTCCCATCAGCATCCGCTGCGCCAATCTTGATGAACTCCCCTCGTAAAGATTGA